The Pseudanabaena sp. ABRG5-3 genome includes the window TTTTTTGGGTATCGATTTACGCAGCTATGTCTACTTGGACAACTTACAGCGACAACATGCTGCTTATTTAGGAACGATCGCACAAGGATTTTTACCCTTACCAGGTGACACCTCACTTTGGATTGAAATTTCTCCTGGTATTGAAATTAACCGTATTACAGATGTAGCCCTTAAGTCCACATCGGTTAGACCGGGGGTACAGATTGTTGAGCGTTTGTACGGATTGTTAGAAATTCATTCTGCTAGTCAAGGCGAAACCCAAGCCGCAGGTAGAGCAATTCTGCAAATGTTGGGTGTAACTGAGGAAGATCGGATTAAGCCAAGATTATTATCTAGTCAAATTATTCGTAATGTTGATGCCCATCAAACTCAACTGATTAACCGCTTTCGCCGTGGACAGATGCTTTTGTCGGGGCAAACTCTATACATCATGGAAGTTGAGCCTGCTGCCTATGCTGCCCTTGCGGCCAACGAGGCGGAAAAAGCGGCTTCAATTAATATTTTGGAAATTGTCGCGGTAGGTAGTTTTGGGCGTTTATATCTCGGTGGTGAAGAGCGAGATATCATGGCAGCTTCGGCAGCAGTACTTAATACCATCGAAAATATTAAAGGTCGCGATGTCTATGGCAACGATCGCAAAGAGTAATCAAAATTTGCTAGGCAAATTTTGATTACAGATCGTCTTCCCAGCCACAACATTTACAACGCCATTGCTCTGGTGGCAGTCTGAGGCGCGAGAATGCGGTACGGCATTCAGGACACTTTCCTGTAAAGATAGGATGCCAACCACATTCAGCTTCCATTGCGGGATCATAACTATTAGGATCATCGGGTTCCCACAAATCGGCGGATACAAAATCTGAGCAGACTCCCCATTTTGGTCCATAGGGATGTACAGCACAGACTAATAGGTTAGTGTGCGAGTAAAAATCACAGCGATCGCATAGAGATATTTTTGCCATAAATATATTTTCAATATATTTGAATTTGCAATATTTAGGATTGAGATTAGGGTTCGCAGCTCAACATTTCAGATTCTAATTGGGTTTAACTAAACCGAGCAATTTCAATACCATTTTGACGGATAACTAGCTCTAGAGTAAGAGAACTGGCAGGAAAAATTGCTTCCTTTGCCACTGCCCTAATTTCGTAGGTCGATTTAAGCTCACTGGCAACTCTAAAAAGTTCGGTTAGGGCATCAGGGGGAAAGTTACCGACTTTGCCTGTGACGGGATTTGCGAGTACACCCTCACGCCTTGCCCGAAAACTTACTAACAGAAATAGTTGCTCGATACGTGATGCTAAAGCCTGTGGTGTAAGGTTTGGCATAAATTGGAGAGTAGCAATTTCATCGCCCCGTGCAAAGATCTGACGATTGAGAGTGACATCGGCAGCGATCGCTACTTTAGTTTCCCGCTTCAAAAAATTGCCTGCGGAGAGAATCCGAATCACATAACTCTTTCCATCTTTGATCCGATCCAGCAGTCCTTCAATTTGAGCATCAGTAATTCTGATGACTGGCTCCTTGGGTGCTTGATCGGGCAGAAAATCAAGAAGCTCACGGGCATTACGCTCAGCCTGTTGTAGTAGTTGGATACTGGCTTGACGCAATTCCGCATTGCTTAAATTAGGACGCACCACCCCGATTGATAAAATCTGATCGGCAAAAATTGCTACGTTGCCTTTGCGTAGAGCCTCAAGGCTGATGATCAATTGTTCGCGGGCGGATTCTAGAGAGGCGATCTCGGAGGTGAGATCAACTCGTTGTTTTTCGATCGCAACCAAACGCTGCTCTGATTCATCAACTTTTTGTTTGAGAGTTTCACGATCACGGGAAATACTTGCGAGTTCGCCCGAAATCCGTTCTTTCTCTTGCCGCAGTTGATTGCTTTCAGTTTGAAGATTTTCTTGCTCTTTGGTCAAATTTTGAATGCGATCGCGTAAATCTGCTTCTTGTTGGGAAGCCTTTTTGAGTTCTTCATCTGCCTTTTGAAATTTGGTTTCGACATTTTGTAACAAAGCCTGAGTTTCTGCTTGCTTACGCACTGCTTGGACTAGTGACTTATTAATTTCTTCTAAGCGTTGTTGGGCTTTTTCCTGCTCGTTTTTAGCGGCATTTAGCTCAGTCTCAACTTTCTGCTTTTGCTGTTGACTGCTTGATAGCTCTGAGCGAATGCTTTCTAAACGAAATAGTCCATCCCTTAACTGTCCACTGAGGAGCAACAAAATTCCTAACGTTGACGCAGAAATCATACCACCTGTGGCGATTGTCACTAAGGTCGCGGTGTCACGCGGTCTCAGGTTGAACATGCTAAGTCGCGCCCTACCAACCTTAGTGCCAATGCGATCGCCTAGCGTCGCAATAATGCCGCCTAAGATCAAAATCGCTAAAACCAGCGTATATCCAGCCATGTAACTCCTGAGTCCTCACGCTGTTGATTTTAGCAGACAAACAAGAGAGACTGCGAATGCCCCAATCACAGAAACCTATTGCATTGTCTATCTTTAAGTAACTGGGCATAATTAAAAAATAGAACCAAAAGCTGTGGCGCACGCTGTTCGTGCGCCACAGCTTTTGGGGGAGCATCTCACTTTGGAACATTTGGCAAAGACAAGGGGCTTAAGCCCCTTGTTCTAGGCTTAGGAAAATTGGGACTACGCCAAAGTGAGATGCTCCCGCTTTTGGGGTTATTTAATTGCGTCTAGATACTTACACATTGATTAAGTCATAATCATGATGGTGTTACGCTAAAGCAAGTAATAAACAGTAAATTAGTCCAGCTTGCGCTGTTTATGGACTGGCATAGGTTTTTAGAGCAAAATATGGAAAAGCAACTCAAAATACAACAGTTAGTTGACAATCTCGCAAAGGCGATCGTTGGCAAGGATGAAGCGATTCAACTAGTTTTAGTGGCGCTATTTTCGGGTGGTCATGCCTTGCTCGAAGATGTCCCAGGGGTAGGTAAAACTTTATTAGCAAAATCTCTCGCTGCTTCTATTTCTGGCAAATTCCAACGGGTACAATGTACGCCTGATCTATTACCCACAGATATTACAGGTACAAACATTTGGAATCCTCAAAAGGGGGAATTTCAGTTTTTGCCAGGGCCAATCTTTGCGAATGTCTTGTTAGCTGATGAGATCAATCGTGCGACTCCACGGACTCAATCAGCCTTGCTGGAGGTAATGGAAGAAACGCAAGTAACGGTTGATGGCATCTCGCGTAAGGTTCCTTCACCATTTTTTGCGATCGCTACGCAAAACCCAATTGAATATCAAGGGACTTTTCCATTACCAGAGGCGCAACTTGATCGCTTTGCGTTATCTTTTAGCATTGGCTATCCCAGTGAAGTTGAAGAATTGGAAATGCTCAAACGCTTGCAATCGGGGCAAATTGGATCAGCGAACTTAGAACCCTGTATTACCCCTGAAGAAGTTCTAGAGATCCGCAATCTTGCCACCCAAGTGCCTGTCAGCGATGCAACTAGCGAATATATTGTCAATGTGGTGCGGGCGACGCGCAATGATGAAGAAATTACTCTCGGTGTTAGTCCTAGAGGTACTTCTGCACTATTGCGATCGGCTCAAAGCTATGCCTTAATCCAGCAAGCGCTCGATCCTAGTCGCCAGTCTAATTATGTGCTACCTGATGATGTTAAGTTTCTCGCACCCTACGTGTTAGGACATCGCATTATTGTCGCTGGTAGGCGATCGCCTAAGAATATTATTCAGCGCTTACTAGATGCTGTTACTGTTCCTTAAATATTCAAATCATCAATAAAACAAAGAGAGTTGCGGCGCAACTCTCTTTTGTTTTATTGATATTGTGTCACAGTAATGCACCACCGCAGCTAGAGCCACTACCTGCGGTGCAGCCATAACAGTAGTCTGCTGTTTGAATTTCTTGGATGATATCTAAAGTTCCCTGTTCGAGAATTTTGGCAATAGTGAGAATTTCTCCATTAGGCGATCGCGCGGGTAGGTTTTCCATCTGATTAAAATCGCAATCATAGATATTCCCTTGATAATCGACTGAAAGCTGATTGCGACACATGACATGACCAAGTGTAGTCGGATTAAAATTGGTTTCTAGGAAAGATGTATACTCCTCTTCTAATTTGCGATGCTGTAAATGGAACTTACTTCTACCAATGGGAAGATTGGTAATTGTAAACAGGTTGTTAAAAACAATGCCGAAATGCTCTTGAAGATGGGCTTTGTAAGCGGCTTGTAAATTCTGTTGATTGGGAGCAAGGGAAAATTTATTAGCAGTGGGAAGTTGGGGATTGTATACCAAGTCTAGGATTAGCTGAGGATCGCTGCCATAGCCTAAGCGATTGAGCCATTGCAGAGCCTGAATTGATTTGTCAAATACGCCTTTCCCACGCATTTTATCCACATTGTCCTCAAGATAACAGGGCAATGAAGCCACCACTCGCACCTGATGCTGAGCAAAGAACTCAGGAATATCCTCGTAGCCCTTCTCAAAATAAATCGTCAAATTAGAACGGGTGATCGCTTCTTTGCCAGATGCTCTTGCTGTTTGGACTAATTCACGAAATCCATAGAGCATTTCTGGAGCGCCACCCGTGAGATCCACTGTCTGGATTTGGGGAAAGCGTTGAATGATTTCAATTAGTTGGCGGCAAATTTCTGGGGATAATTCCTCAGTGCGATGGGGGCTTGCCTCTACATGACAATGGCTACAAGCGAGATTGCAAATCTTGCCTAAGTTGATCTGTAACACCGAAATATCATGTTTTAAAAGTGGGGCTGTGAGCTTATGGGAAAAAGGTGTAATCGCGATCGCAGGAACTTGCATATATAGACAATCCAAGTCAATTTCTCACTCATTCTGCCATAAACTCAATTACACTGACTTGGATAGCCTGAATCACTTGTTCATATTCATTAGTTAGCAAATACACCATGTCTGATGAGACACTAATATTTCCAGTTTTACCAACCTGTTCCAAATACTTACATATCTGCGACAGTCTGACCGCACCAATACTAGCGCTGGTTGATTTGAGCGAATGAGCTGACAAGCTAAACTGACTAGCATCTTGATTAGCAAAGGCCATTTGAATTTCGTCTAGCAAGTTTTCCGCAGAATTTAGATAAATCGTGACTAGGTCAGAAAACATCAGATCATCATCGATTGATTGGCGTAAACCCTGAAATGTATCAACATTTAGAGTTGGCAAATCAGCAAATTCTGGATAGTTTTTTACTATTGTTGATATATCTATAATCGCGTTGGTTTCTATATTTCCAACCATAGTATTGCTCCTATCCATAGCGATGTAACTTGCAAAAAAGACCAAAGTTATTAGTCTCTTCTTATAGCAGTTTTCATTTTGCTGTAAGCTAAAGGAAAACTCAAGAATTTGCTTAAGATTGATTTTGGATTTTCAAATGAGTATGCACTCATTTGAAAATCGCGATAATTGCCTACAGTTTTAGTTTACGCAAATTATCAACCGCTAATGCAATCGTGCTATCTTTCTTAGCAAAACAGAACCTTAATCCATTTACTTTGTCTCGTTCAGGATGACTAAAGCAAGTTCCAGGTACAGCCGCTACTAACGCTTCCTTGGCTAGACGAAAAGCGGCACTTTCTGCATCCTTGGCGATCGCTGAGCTATCCGTCCAAATATAGTATGCACCTTTGGGAAGTACTGGCGATAAACCAAGTTCGACTAAAGCTGGATATAGCAAATCACGCTTGCGTTTGTAGTCTAGTGCCATATTGGTAAAGTACTCGCGTCCAAACTGCATCGCCGTAAGGGCCGCATGTTGTAGAGGGGCAGGCGCACAGATCGTGATGAAATCATGGATACGACGCATGGCAGCAGTTAAGACTGGGTTCGCGACTGTATAGCCCAAGCGCCAGCCTGTGATACAAAAGGTTTTCGAGAAGCCATTCACTACAATTGTGCGATCGCGCATTCCTTCAATGCTCATCAAGCTAATATGCTCTTGTTCATAGATGATGTATTCGTAAATTTCATCGGTAATCGCATAGACATCGTACTGCTGGCAGAGCTTGGCAATTAATTCCAATTCTGTCCTTGTCCATACCTTGCCTGTAGGATTAGCAGGACTATTGATGATTACGGCTTTAATTCCTTTTTTAAAAGCAGGTTCAAGGATTTCTTGGGTAATTTCCCACTGTGGTGGTTGCAGGGTAATAAATTCAGGGATACCTCCTACCGTTGCTAAGTTGGGAATATAGTTTTCATAAAATGGCTCAAAAATTAAAACGAGATCGCCTTGATCGATCAGCGACATTAGGGCAATATTTAAGCCTTCAGTTGCCCCACAACATACCGTAACTTCAGTGTCAGGATCAACGGTAATCTGATTATCCCGTTGCATTTTTTCGGCGATCGCCACGCGCAGTTTTTCCCAGCCCCAGCTATCAGCATATTGATTAAAATCTGAAGCGATCGCGTCTCTGGCTGATTCCTTAAGAGCTTCTGGTGCAGGGAAGTCAGGCAAACCTTGGGCGAGATTAATCGCACCAAATTTTTCGCAGTAACGGGATGCTTCACGAATTTGGGATTCTTTGGTTTGCAGGGCGCGTTGGGATAGCGGAACGATAGTCAAGGTAATATCTCTAAATTTATCTCTAAGTTGATTGATCGGGTGCTGGAGGCACTTTCCCCAATATATAGCAATGAAAGCCTTACTTAAGACATAAAACCCAAAAGATGAGTTGCGGCGCTTCGCGCCGCAACTCATCTTTTGGGTTTTAATTTGTCCTAGCTATCTCTTTCGTTGCCATATCAATTAGCATAGCTAGAAATTATGAAATGCCTAAAATTCCTTTTAGTTTGAGGCTAAATCCCACTAAAACATCTTCTCCTGAGAGAGATTCAGGTTTTTGAAGTATCTCTACGGGGCTTGATGGACGATAGATTTCTACAGTTTGTGATTCTGGATCGATTAACCAACCTAGCCGCAAGCCATTATCTAAATATTCCTGCATTTTTGCCTGTAATTCCTCAAGAGCGTCACTAGATGACCTCAACTCCACGACGAAATCGGGACAAAGCGGCACATATTTCTGTTTTTGAGTGGGGGTTAAGGTCTGCCAACGCTCATTGCTAATCCATGCAGCATCAGGAGAGCGGATGGCTCCATCAGGCAACCGAAAGCCAGTCGAGGAATCAAAACTTTCACCAAATTCTGCTTGTTGATTCCAAAACCACAGTTGCCCTGTCAAATTAGAATTGCGTCTACCTGTTTCACCACCATTTAAAGCCATAACAATTAATTCTCCCTCAGGCGATCGCTCTAGCTTCAGGTTGGGGTTAGCGCGAGAAATCTGTTCGAGTTGCTCATCTGTAACCTGAATGGTTGGACGCAAGTTCAATACTAGAGCCATCTCAGTAGTCTCCTTAGCAAATTTAGGGGCAAAAACTGATCTGTAATTCTTTTATATTTTAGTCCCAGTTCTAACAAAGGCATCAGATTTTTGGTGGCTTGACTTTGCCTTGTCAACAAAAATCTTGAAATCGCAGAACCCTAAACGTGACTTTCAGGCGATCGCAATAAGTAGCTGGGCATAATTAAAAACCAGAGCCAAAACCTGTGGCGCACGTTGCGCGTGCGCCACAGGTTTTGGGGTTTTATATTTAATTGCGCCCACCTACTTAGCAGGTCAAGCATTAACTTTTTCTAAAATTTTAGCTTCATAAGTAACAATGCTCATAGTTAACACATCGCGCCCGATCGCCCTGTAGTACACTAATCATTTAAAAGCGTCTCTACAGTAAACTTTGCGTTTCAACGCGACCTATGGACTTTGCATATCAATACGCATGGCTGATTCCCCTGCTGCCACTTGCCGCAGCACTGATTATCGGCACAGGACTGATCACCTTTAACGAATCAACCAACAAACTGCGATCGCTCTGGTCTGTCCTCAGCGTATCCGCCACAGGCGGCGCAGCCGTCATCGCCTTTAACCTACTCTGGAGTCAGATCCAAGGACATGCTCCTTATACCTACACCTTTGAGTGGGCTCAAGCAGGCTTATTTCATCTGAACATGGGATTTGTGATCGATCACCTCACCTCACTCATGCTCGTCATCGTCACCACCGTTGCCTTTTTGGTGCAAATTTACACCGATGGTTACATGTCGCATGATCCCAGCTATGTCAGATTCTATGCTTACCTGAGTTTATTCACCTCCTCCATGTTGGGACTAGTTGTGAGTCCCAACTTGGTACAGATTTATATTTTCTGGGAACTAGTGGGGATGTGTTCCTACTTGCTGATTGGCTTTTGGTTCGATCGCAAAGGAGCAGCCGATGCTTGCCAAAAAGCATTCGTCACCAACCGCGTCGGTGACTTCGGGCTATTACTAGGCTTACTTGGTTTGTACTGGGCAACAGGTACGTTTGAATTCACAGAAATGGGAGAAAAGCTGACTCAACTAGTTGAGTCGGGTGGATTGAGCGTGGGACTCGCTACCCTATTTGCGATCCTCGTATTTATGGGACCTGCGGCTAAGTCGGCTCAGTTTCCACTCCATGTATGGCTACCAGATGCAATGGAAGGTCCTACACCAATTTCGGCATTAATCCATGCAGCAACGATGGTTGCGGCTGGTGTATTTTTAATCGCTCGCATGTTCCCCGTATTTGAAGAAATTCCTGCGGTGATGAATACGATCGCTTGGACGGGGGCCTTTACAGCATTTCTCGGCGCAAGTATCGCCATTACCCAAAACGACATCAAAAAAGGCTTAGCCTATTCCACCGTTTCCCAATTGGGTTACATGGTTATGGGTATGGGCGTTGGCGCTTACGGTGCAGGGCTATTCCACCTGATGACCCATGCTTACTTCAAAGCGATGATGTTCCTCGGTTCTGGTTCCGTCATTCATGGTATGGAAGAAGTCGTCGGCCATGATCCCGATGTCGCTCAAGATATGCGCGTGATGGGTGGTTTACGCAAATACATGCCAATCACTGCGATCACCTTCTTTATCGGTACTCTTGCGATTAGTGGGATTCCTCCCTTCGCTGGTTTCTGGTCAAAGGACGAGATTCTCGCTTCTACCTTCAAAGCAAATCCTGTGCTGTGGGGAATTGGCTTCCTGACCGCAGGGATCACTGCCTTCTATATGTTCCGTATGTATTTCACCACCTTTGAAGGTGATTTCCGAGGTACTGACAAGAAGCTCGTTGCCGCAGTCAAAGCAGAAAACTCCGTAGGCAAGGAAGCCCAAGCTGATGACGGTCACGGACATCATCATGCTAGCAAGCCCCATGAGTCACCAATTACGATGACCTTCCCTCTGATGGTCTTGGCAATTCCTTCGATGCTGATTGGTTTAGTCGGTACGCCCTTGGGTAATTACTTCGAGTACTTTATCCATGCTCCCTCAGAAAAGATCACGGAAGTACCTATTGAAGGTTTCACTCCTGAATTTTTGTTAATGGGTGGCAGCTCGGTCGGTATTGGTTTGATTGGAATTTCTATAGCGATCTTGATGTATTTGCAAAAGAAAATCGATCCCAGCGCGATCGCCAAATCCATCGAGCCTCTCTACAAGCTCTCCAAGAACAAATGGTACATTGACGAAATTTACGAAGCTGTATTCGTAATTGGTTCCCGCCGCCTAGCCCGTCAAGTGCTAGAAGTTGATGCCAAAATCGTCGATGGTGTGGTTAACCTTGCAGGTTTCGTAACTGTTGTTACTGGTGAGGGCTTAAAGTACTTTGAAAATGGCAAGGCGCAGTTCTATGCTCTCGTCATCTTCATCGGTGTTCTCGGTTTCGTCATCGTGACTTCGATTTAAGCAACCATCAATAATCTGGGGAATATCAAAATCACGATTATTGAGACTACAAGATTTCTTAATAAATCTTATTAGTCTCTAACCTAGCCAACTAAAAAAACATACGAAAAAAGAGAGTGCTAAGCACTCTCTTTTTTCGTATGTTTGGCTAATTTAGGGTTAAGGGAATAATACCAAATAGAGAAATGGCTAAGTCATTTCTCTATTTAAAAACCCTTACTGGGTTTGGTTTTCAATTCACAAAAGTGTAGTCACACTTTTGTGAATTGGTATAAGTTCATAGACTTAGAGATAGATAATGAGTAGAAAAATGAATTTATGTCAGCACATTAAACTATTTGTGTTGTTTTTTTGCTCAAAAACATAAAGATGTCAATCACTAAAGAGATATATTTTTTAATGAATATATTTTTTCATAGATATCTGTCATCACAAAAAAATAAAAAACAACTATAGTAAGTAAATTAAGTCAAGAAATTATGTTACTTAGTTCAAGATAAAAATCATCATAATGTCATTATTAAATAACATTTCTATATTTATTTGTTGATATTTTTTGACAATATTTATTCACATATCAAGTCTAAATAAAAATCTATAGGACATGCTGCACAAGTGCTACAGGTTTTAGCTCTAGCTTTTAATTATCCCCCAAAGAATCCTCATAATTTCACATTTTAATTTGATGGTCTTAGATCATTTATCAAACAAACATCATGTCACAAGAAAAAACTCAAATTTTGCAAGAATATCTGTCATGGGATAAAGCTGTTAGCTTCAATAAGAACGCTATTGCAGAATGTCTAATTACTGATCCTAGCTGTTGGCTTTTAGCTAATAGTTATTATTTCGGACATCCAGAATGGGCAAAAAACTATTTTGATTCCTGTCATCGACATGCAAATTTTAAAGAACGATGGATTGCGGCTACAGGAGGCTTGGATAATAAAATAGTCATTGATATTGGCTGTGGTCCTGGGAACTTATATGCCACACTGGGTGGAACCCCCAAGATTTTGATAGGTGTTGATGTTAGTCGCGGAGCCTTAGAAATGGCTAAAGACATTGGCTATACTCCGCTATTAGCAGATGCTCAAAATCTTCCATTTGTTTCTAGATTTGCCGACATTGTTGCAGTTAATGCAACTCTACATCATTGTGATGATATGTCCAAAGCTCTGTCAGAAGCAGCCCGACTTGTCCGTCTTGGTGGACTCTTAGTAATTGATCATGATCCGCAACTAACTGCTTGGAACTTTAAGGGGATTGCGATGCTATTTTATAAGGTGAGACTCGCAATTTATAAAATGTTTTTGAGTAACCTTCACATCCCCAAAGAAGAGCGGCTTTGTGCTTTATCAACTGAAACACATCACAAACCTGGGGATAGTGTTACACCCAATTTATTTCGCAACATCCTTGAACCTATGGGTTTTGAAGTTAAGCTTTACCCTCATAACCATACTGTAGGCGCTGATGTACTCTCTGGAAATATTGGAAAACCACCTCATTGGAGATATCGCTTAGGTCAGTTCTTATCGGGAATAAACCCCTATTCCTCCGAAGCTGCTCTATCACTAATGTGTATTGCTCAACGGAATAAAGATATATCCCCAAGTGAAGACTAAAACATCTATGCTTACTGATTATCTTCCACTTCTACTTCAGACTGCATGAAAGTTAAGTAGGCATCTAGCTCTTCAGTGCTGGCAAATACTTCAGAAATAGGGACAGCCTTGACAATATCAAACACTTTTTTGACTTGAGGTGTGGGGTTTGTAAAAAACACCTTACCGTTTTTCAGCTTTAGAGTTTTTCTTGCTTTGGCAAATACTCGCAGACCCGCACTGGAGACAAAACTCAATTTCTGAAGATCAAAAATTAATGTCTGAGTATCCTGTTGTAGATTCGTTTGAATAGACTTTTCTAAATCATTGGCGGTCAAGGTATCAAGTTGTCCGTCCAAAGCTATGGATAATGTGTTGGGGCTAGTATTGTCAGTCAGGATTTGCAAAGCCATAGATTTTATCTTGAGAGCAAAATAATTTGTAGTTTAGCTTGAGAATGCCTTAGCAGAATTTTTGTTACTCAAACTTAGCAAAATCTCAATTACAAATTGACTGACTAACCGTCAGGATATTCTTGGCACTGTGATAGGTGTAATCTAAATGATCGGATAGCTCTTGGACTAAGAAAAAGCCAAAGCCACCGAGCGATCGCTGATCATCGTCACGATCTAAATTGGGTGTTGATATCTCTGTGAGGGGGTTAAAAGGTTTACCGCTGTCGGCAAAAGTCATGGTTAGCTTTTGATCAGTTATTTCAATCCGTAAATCAATCGCTCCATCCCTACGATTGTCATAGCCATACTGAATAATATTGACCACAATTTCTTCAGCAATTAACTGAGCATTTTCAATTAACTCAACTGGCAGTGCTGCCTCATGCAAAATTTGTCCAAGCTTTTGTTTTAATTCCTCTAGTTCCGTAATTTCACTATTCAGTGTTAAGTTCCATTCCATAACATTAGCTACTTCTGCAAAAGGATTTGATGGGAGGTATTGCATCGCCAAGAGCGTAATATCATCTGATTGGGGTGCATTACCCACAAATTGCTGACAAAAATGCTGAATGGTACGAACCGCTTTTGTTGGGTTAGTAGGTGGATAGGAAGTAATCATTTCCAATAACCTTGTATCTGAAAATAGCTCCCCTTCAGAGTTCAATGCTTCCGTAATGCCATCAGTATAAAACAGAATTAAATCATTAGGGAGCAACATAAATTCATGCTGGGTAAACTCTGAATCTTCATAGAGTCCCAAAGGAGGCATGGTTTCCAAATCAAGATACTGCACATGGCGATCGCGTACTAATATCGGTGCATCATGTCCACCGCTCGCATAGGTAAACCGACCAGATTGCAGTTCTAATACACCACAAAATACCGTCACAAATAGACAGTCTTCATTTTCCTTGCATAGTTCGATATTCACAGTCCGCAGAATCTCTGTGGGTGAACTAAAGGCTTTACTGAGAGTGCGGATTAAGGTAATGGTACGCGCCATTTGCAATGCTGATGGAAAGCCTTTATCGGCAACATCGCCAATAATTAAGCAAAGGCGCTCACTTCCTAGCAAAAAGAAATCATAGAGGTCGCCACCTACTATCCTTGCGGGCTTGAGGACAGCCGAAATGTCATAGGGGGAATTTACGCTATTGACGGTACTGGTGCGGGGTAGCATAGTGCGCTGGATTTGGGCAGCGATCGAGAGTTCACTTTCTAACTTCTGTTTGGCAGCAGTAGTCTCTTGCAAGTCATGAATATAAAGCTGGAGAGAATCTCGCATTCGCCGAAAAGATTGGGTTAATTGCCCCACTTCATCGTTGGAAGTAACAGGGGGCAAAGTAGTATCAAGATTGCCTTTTGCCATTTCCTCTGTACTTACATTTAAGGCGCGGAGGGGACGGGTGGTCAATTGGGAGATCAAA containing:
- a CDS encoding AAA family ATPase, producing MEKQLKIQQLVDNLAKAIVGKDEAIQLVLVALFSGGHALLEDVPGVGKTLLAKSLAASISGKFQRVQCTPDLLPTDITGTNIWNPQKGEFQFLPGPIFANVLLADEINRATPRTQSALLEVMEETQVTVDGISRKVPSPFFAIATQNPIEYQGTFPLPEAQLDRFALSFSIGYPSEVEELEMLKRLQSGQIGSANLEPCITPEEVLEIRNLATQVPVSDATSEYIVNVVRATRNDEEITLGVSPRGTSALLRSAQSYALIQQALDPSRQSNYVLPDDVKFLAPYVLGHRIIVAGRRSPKNIIQRLLDAVTVP
- a CDS encoding pyridoxal phosphate-dependent aminotransferase, producing MTIVPLSQRALQTKESQIREASRYCEKFGAINLAQGLPDFPAPEALKESARDAIASDFNQYADSWGWEKLRVAIAEKMQRDNQITVDPDTEVTVCCGATEGLNIALMSLIDQGDLVLIFEPFYENYIPNLATVGGIPEFITLQPPQWEITQEILEPAFKKGIKAVIINSPANPTGKVWTRTELELIAKLCQQYDVYAITDEIYEYIIYEQEHISLMSIEGMRDRTIVVNGFSKTFCITGWRLGYTVANPVLTAAMRRIHDFITICAPAPLQHAALTAMQFGREYFTNMALDYKRKRDLLYPALVELGLSPVLPKGAYYIWTDSSAIAKDAESAAFRLAKEALVAAVPGTCFSHPERDKVNGLRFCFAKKDSTIALAVDNLRKLKL
- a CDS encoding Hpt domain-containing protein, whose product is MVGNIETNAIIDISTIVKNYPEFADLPTLNVDTFQGLRQSIDDDLMFSDLVTIYLNSAENLLDEIQMAFANQDASQFSLSAHSLKSTSASIGAVRLSQICKYLEQVGKTGNISVSSDMVYLLTNEYEQVIQAIQVSVIEFMAE
- the arsS gene encoding arsenosugar biosynthesis radical SAM (seleno)protein ArsS (Some members of this family are selenoproteins.), giving the protein MQVPAIAITPFSHKLTAPLLKHDISVLQINLGKICNLACSHCHVEASPHRTEELSPEICRQLIEIIQRFPQIQTVDLTGGAPEMLYGFRELVQTARASGKEAITRSNLTIYFEKGYEDIPEFFAQHQVRVVASLPCYLEDNVDKMRGKGVFDKSIQALQWLNRLGYGSDPQLILDLVYNPQLPTANKFSLAPNQQNLQAAYKAHLQEHFGIVFNNLFTITNLPIGRSKFHLQHRKLEEEYTSFLETNFNPTTLGHVMCRNQLSVDYQGNIYDCDFNQMENLPARSPNGEILTIAKILEQGTLDIIQEIQTADYCYGCTAGSGSSCGGALL
- a CDS encoding Uma2 family endonuclease, which encodes MALVLNLRPTIQVTDEQLEQISRANPNLKLERSPEGELIVMALNGGETGRRNSNLTGQLWFWNQQAEFGESFDSSTGFRLPDGAIRSPDAAWISNERWQTLTPTQKQKYVPLCPDFVVELRSSSDALEELQAKMQEYLDNGLRLGWLIDPESQTVEIYRPSSPVEILQKPESLSGEDVLVGFSLKLKGILGIS
- a CDS encoding DUF3084 domain-containing protein produces the protein MAGYTLVLAILILGGIIATLGDRIGTKVGRARLSMFNLRPRDTATLVTIATGGMISASTLGILLLLSGQLRDGLFRLESIRSELSSSQQQKQKVETELNAAKNEQEKAQQRLEEINKSLVQAVRKQAETQALLQNVETKFQKADEELKKASQQEADLRDRIQNLTKEQENLQTESNQLRQEKERISGELASISRDRETLKQKVDESEQRLVAIEKQRVDLTSEIASLESAREQLIISLEALRKGNVAIFADQILSIGVVRPNLSNAELRQASIQLLQQAERNARELLDFLPDQAPKEPVIRITDAQIEGLLDRIKDGKSYVIRILSAGNFLKRETKVAIAADVTLNRQIFARGDEIATLQFMPNLTPQALASRIEQLFLLVSFRARREGVLANPVTGKVGNFPPDALTELFRVASELKSTYEIRAVAKEAIFPASSLTLELVIRQNGIEIARFS